The Zobellia alginiliquefaciens genome contains a region encoding:
- a CDS encoding RNA polymerase sigma factor has protein sequence MNERKLVMKMQKGNAEAYQYLFTEYYDWLCNYIFKMCNNRYLAEDIVQDALMNLWEKRTQLLISGSVKNYLFKCCYNQFLQHLRAQKIAYDSLEKIKWEVIADTAYEQDRVEVKIKNLNVLIAQLPPRCKEVFVQNKLEKKKYKQIAQDMNISIKTVENQMSKALHFLRQHATIFLFLILGIF, from the coding sequence ATGAACGAGCGAAAACTGGTCATGAAAATGCAGAAGGGCAATGCTGAGGCGTACCAGTATTTGTTCACTGAATATTATGATTGGTTGTGTAATTACATCTTTAAGATGTGCAATAATAGGTACCTGGCGGAAGATATTGTTCAAGATGCCTTAATGAACCTTTGGGAGAAAAGAACACAACTTCTTATATCGGGCTCGGTAAAAAATTATTTGTTTAAGTGTTGTTACAATCAGTTTCTGCAACATCTACGTGCTCAAAAAATTGCGTATGACAGTTTGGAGAAAATTAAATGGGAGGTGATTGCCGATACCGCTTATGAACAAGATAGGGTAGAGGTTAAAATTAAAAACCTGAACGTTCTCATCGCTCAATTACCACCTCGTTGCAAAGAGGTATTTGTGCAGAATAAACTGGAAAAAAAGAAGTATAAGCAGATTGCGCAGGATATGAATATTTCCATAAAAACGGTGGAGAACCAGATGTCCAAAGCGCTTCACTTTTTAAGACAACACGCCACAATTTTTCTGTTTTTGATCTTAGGTATTTTTTAA
- a CDS encoding fumarylacetoacetate hydrolase family protein — MKNFDLNHLIPQLAEKGTWVGRCMVPEKKAYNGVAGPHVVLAKNGKVYDLSEYYNSTSEIINSMTPVASLKVLTGLPILGGITEVLNNSLYFNTNPEHPYFIAPNDIQAIKACGVTFIKSLLERVIEERAKGDAHIANDIRQTIYDSLGNDLSKVIAGSPETEKLKKELQEKGLWSQYLEVGIGKDAEVFTKAQPLSAVGFGAEVGVLKSSKWNNPEPEIVLAVSSSGKIVGATLGNDVNLRDYEGRSALLLGEAKDQNGSCAIGPMFRLFDETFSLEDVKNCEVDFAMQGKDNFSTSGSNKMKEISRTPENLVNQVIGKNHQYPDGLVLFLGTMFAPTEDRNAEGLGFTHKTGDQVNISSPYLGTLINWVNTCDNIPEWKFGISAFTNFILQRKLKNT; from the coding sequence ATGAAAAACTTTGACTTGAACCACCTTATTCCGCAACTAGCAGAAAAGGGCACATGGGTAGGCAGATGTATGGTGCCGGAAAAGAAGGCTTACAATGGTGTAGCCGGACCTCATGTGGTGTTGGCTAAAAATGGTAAAGTCTACGACCTGTCCGAGTATTACAACTCTACCAGCGAGATAATAAATAGCATGACCCCAGTTGCTAGCTTAAAAGTGTTAACCGGCTTACCCATTCTTGGAGGTATAACGGAGGTCTTAAACAATTCCCTTTATTTCAATACCAATCCTGAGCACCCTTACTTCATTGCTCCAAACGATATACAAGCTATAAAAGCATGTGGCGTAACTTTCATTAAAAGTTTACTGGAACGCGTCATTGAAGAAAGAGCAAAAGGAGACGCGCATATTGCCAATGATATACGCCAGACTATATATGATTCCCTTGGCAATGATCTAAGTAAGGTTATAGCAGGTTCTCCGGAAACCGAAAAACTAAAAAAAGAACTTCAGGAAAAAGGGCTTTGGTCTCAATATCTTGAAGTTGGTATTGGCAAAGATGCCGAAGTATTTACCAAAGCCCAACCTTTATCGGCCGTTGGGTTTGGTGCTGAAGTGGGCGTTTTAAAAAGTTCTAAATGGAACAACCCTGAACCAGAAATTGTTCTTGCCGTTTCTTCTTCAGGTAAAATTGTTGGTGCCACATTGGGCAACGATGTAAACCTTCGCGATTACGAAGGTAGGAGCGCCCTATTGCTAGGAGAAGCAAAAGACCAGAATGGATCATGCGCCATAGGGCCCATGTTCAGGTTGTTCGATGAGACTTTTTCCTTAGAGGATGTAAAAAACTGCGAAGTAGATTTTGCCATGCAGGGGAAAGATAATTTCTCCACCTCCGGAAGCAATAAAATGAAGGAAATAAGCCGAACCCCAGAAAATCTGGTAAATCAGGTCATTGGTAAAAACCATCAATATCCGGACGGACTTGTTCTATTCTTAGGCACCATGTTTGCCCCCACCGAAGACCGCAATGCAGAAGGATTGGGCTTTACCCATAAAACAGGCGATCAGGTCAATATTTCATCACCTTATTTAGGCACTCTTATCAATTGGGTAAATACTTGCGACAACATACCAGAGTGGAAATTCGGCATTAGTGCTTTTACAAATTTTATCCTTCAACGTAAGTTAAAAAATACCTAA